Proteins encoded within one genomic window of Acidithiobacillus sp. AMEEHan:
- a CDS encoding aminoglycoside phosphotransferase family protein, with translation MHYLGHLQRSDPLYDYLYHQIFVAELGIEPTKGFRVFAINASNAVYLYEDRRYRRRVLGKFFQRHQSHDNAAAAQHEFQVLSLLHGNGLGQGQHRVVQPLGVNPAFADVLFECYVLGEPLHRIWARTRPDHDDQEMYHSLSDLAYFLARLHNQNVRGDAVRFREVFPYFDKIVARLWRRSRARQSDIDRLYALRQLWADDPAMYADHCVRLHGDATPANFLVTGHHQLTAIDFERSHFGDRTYDLGMIAGELKHWALRQHNDGGVAENYIGHFLWEYSRHFPDQPVAFRAITQRLPFYMGLTLLRIARNSYLSDHDAHTLVHEAIACLGR, from the coding sequence GTGCACTACCTGGGACACCTGCAGCGTAGCGATCCACTCTACGATTACCTGTATCACCAGATTTTCGTTGCCGAGCTAGGCATCGAGCCAACGAAGGGCTTTCGCGTATTCGCTATCAACGCCTCCAATGCGGTGTATCTGTACGAAGACCGGCGCTATCGGCGGCGTGTGCTCGGGAAATTTTTTCAGCGTCATCAAAGTCATGACAATGCCGCTGCAGCGCAGCATGAATTTCAGGTCTTGTCCCTGCTGCACGGCAACGGTCTCGGCCAGGGCCAGCATCGTGTGGTCCAGCCGCTTGGCGTCAACCCCGCTTTTGCCGATGTCCTCTTTGAGTGTTACGTGCTGGGTGAACCACTGCACCGTATCTGGGCGCGCACGCGTCCCGACCACGACGATCAGGAAATGTACCATAGCCTCTCCGACCTCGCGTATTTCCTCGCCCGGCTGCACAACCAAAACGTGCGCGGCGATGCCGTGCGTTTTCGCGAGGTGTTTCCCTATTTCGACAAGATCGTCGCCCGCCTCTGGCGCCGCAGTCGCGCCCGACAGTCCGACATCGATCGGCTCTACGCCCTGCGTCAACTCTGGGCGGACGATCCGGCCATGTACGCAGACCACTGCGTGCGCCTGCATGGCGATGCTACCCCGGCGAACTTCCTGGTGACCGGCCATCACCAGCTCACCGCCATCGATTTCGAGCGCTCGCACTTCGGCGATCGCACTTATGATCTAGGCATGATTGCAGGCGAACTCAAACACTGGGCGCTACGCCAGCATAACGATGGCGGCGTGGCGGAAAATTACATCGGCCATTTTCTCTGGGAATACAGTCGCCACTTTCCGGATCAGCCGGTGGCCTTCCGCGCCATTACCCAACGCCTACCGTTTTACATGGGTCTTACCTTGTTGCGCATTGCGCGTAACAGCTATCTCAGTGATCACGACGCCCACACCCTTGTCCACGAGGCCATTGCTTGCCTGGGGAGATAA